TTCACACAGCGCGTCGACCAGACGTCGTCCTCTGGCGGTGCAGGCATCTACACCGCCTGGCAGTCGATCGCCTCGGGAACGAGCGACATGACGCTGCTGGTCGGCGGGGAGAAAATGACCCACCGCTCGACGTCGGAAACGACCGACATCATCGCCTCGGTAACCCATCCCGTCGAGTACAAACACGGCGTGACGCTGCCGAGTTTCGCAGGCTTGACCGCCCGGCTGTATCTGGATACGTACGATGCGCCACGGGAAAGCCTCGCCACGGTGGCAGTGAAAAATCATAGAAACGGTGTTGACAATCCACACGCCCAGTTCCGAAAGGAAGTCGACACCGAAACTGTACTCAACTCGCCGATCGTGGCCGATCCGCTTCGGCTGTACGACTTCTGTCCAATAACTGATGGAAGTTCGGCGCTGTTGTTCTGCCCGCTCGAAGACGCAGCCCAGTACACAGAGGACTACGTTTCTATTGCGGGCATCGGTGGCGCGACGGACACACACGTCGTTCACGAGCGGACGGATCCGACAACGATGGGAGGCGTCGTCGAGAGCGGACAACAGGCCTACGAGATGAGCGACTACTACCCCGAAGACATCGACGTGGCCGAGTTACACGATATGTTTACCATTCTAGAGTTCCTTCAATCAGAGGGGTTGGGCTTTTTCGATCCGGGGCAGGCGTGGAAGGCCACCCAAAACGGAGAGACTGCCAGTGACGGGCAGCTCCCGATCAACACGTCCGGCGGACTCAAATCGAAAGGGCACCCTCTCGGTGCGACGGGGGTCGCACAGGGGTATGAGATATACAAACAGCTCATCGACGACGCAGGACCGCGGCAGGTCGAGGCGGATGTCGGGCTGGCCTGTAACGTCGGTGGGTTTGGCAACTGCGTCACGACCGTGATCATGGAGGACGAACGATGAGCGAACGAAACGCACTAACGGCAACCCGATATGCGGACGGCACTATCAGCTATCCCGGCCATCCGGTCGGCCCGAATGGGAGCGAACCAGTCGACACCATCGATCTGAGCGAACACACGGCGACGGTGGTGACGTGGACGACCAGCACTGCAACGCCGCCCGGAGTGCGCGAACCGAACCATCTGGCGATCGTCGAGTTCGACATCGACGGGCAGTCGGTTCGCGCGATCGGCCAGCTCACGGACGATGACGTGGAGATCAACGACACCGTTCGACCTGTGTACACAGAACAACTCCGCGAACCCGGTGTGGGTATCCGTGAACCCGAGAGCCAAGAATGGGATGGTTACCGGTTCGAGCCGGTGGAGTAATTTTTCCGATCAGGTAAAAGACGGCATCACTTCTTCGGCGACGACCTCACAGAACGCCGTCTGGTCGGGACTCGAACTCTGAAAGACGATGTGATCGAAGCCACACTCGACGTACTCTTCGGTGACAGCGAGCAGATCCTCGGGATCTGTGGTGATGACGAACGCATCTTTCAGCACCTCGGTACTGAGGAGATCACCGTGGGCTTGGAGGTAGCGTGGATCGGCAACGTTCTGTTCGAACACCATCGGGAGCAGCGTGAGCCGCCAGGGGAGACACGGCTCAACGGCTTGCTGTTCGGTTTGGGCGTACGAACAGTGGATATGAACCGTCTTTTCGACGTCGGTGAGCGACTCGTTTCGGTCGGATTTCTCGACACCGCGTTCGACGGCGGGAAACAGCTCTTCGGTGACTGTTTCCGTGTCTTCATACACGGTGACGAACCCATCACCCAGATCACCGGCCATTCTAGCGGTGGTCGGGCCCCCTCCTGCGATGTGAATCGGTGGGGCATCGTTCGGCCCGGTGTAGAGGTTCGCTCCGTCAAGCGACCAGAACTGTCCGTCGTAATCGACGAACTCCTCTTCGAACAGCGTGCGGATGATCCGGATCGCTTCGGCGGTCCGGCGGGCGCGCTCGCCGTAGGCGGGCCACGGATTCCCAAGCGGGCGCTCGTTCAGCGCTTCTCCCGTTCCGATGCCGAGAAACACCCGATCGGAAGCCAATTCGAGCAGTGTTGCGAGCCTGTGAGCGACGTTCGCGGGGTGGTACCGGTTGAGGATCGCCGTCACCCCTGTTCCGATTTCGATTTCGTCGGTTCGCTCGAGGGCTGCTGGCAGCCACGACCAGCAGTTGCCACCGTTTGCAGGCGTTCCATCCGAGTGATGGTCGAACCACGGATGAAAGTGATCGTTGACCCAAACGCTGTCGAACCCGGTCTGTTCTGCGAGAACTGCCTGTTCAAGACACTCCGTTGGGGAGAACTCTTCGAGTGACGCGAAATAGCCAAAGCGAGTCATCGTACGCTCAGTCTCGTCGGGCAGTGAGAAAAACGTACGGTGACCCCAGAGCCGATCCGCAGACGGGCGACTGACTTATCCGTCTCTCACCGATTGTAACGGCTATGACTGCCAGAGACGTGTTCGATCGGCTCGAACTGACTGATTACGAACGGGATGCGCTGATCGATCTGTTCGATCTCGGCCGCACGACGGCTCCGAACCTCGCTGAGGCGACCGGGATTCCGAAGGCACGCATCTACGACGTACTGGGTTCACTCGCCGATGACGGATACGTAGAGGTGATTCCAGGTCGACCGAAGGAGTACATCGCAAAACCGCCCGACGCAGTGCTCGATCGAGCCACAGAGAACGAACGACAGTCGTTCGAACGATTCAAACAGGAGGTCGAACGGAATCGAGAGGCGTTTCTCACGGAGTTCCAGCCGCGCTATGAACACGCGACAGAAGGCGACCGACCGGCCGAAGAGCTGTTTCGGGTCGTTGATGTGGGAGAACCGAGCGAGTCCGGGACGCGGCGAATCTACCACACCGCGACCGAGAGCGTCCGTGTGTTGAGCAAAGCCTTCGAATATCTCGACCGCATCGAGCCGGCGTTCGCCGATGCGGTCGAACGGGGGCTTGACGTACGGATCCTGCTGTTGTCACCGAACCGACTCGCACCACCGGCGCGAGACCAGCAAGCGGACACCGTCGCTCACATCACCGACACGTATCCGAGCGTCGGAATTCGGTACAGCGATCGCCCGCTGCCGTGGCGTGGAACGATCGCGGATCCGAGCATGGAATATGACAGCGGGACCGCAATCTTGCTCGTTCAAGAAGACGAAGTGCCAAACCACATGCGACAAGCCGCGATCACCGAAAACGGCTCGTTCGTCGCTGGCGTGGGCCGGTACTTCGATTTAGTGTGGACTCACGAGAGCGACGAAGTCGGAGAGCGCCACGCCAACACGCCGTAACCGTATCCGACGCCGACCACGGCGGTGAGGACGAACACCATGAGTAACTGTGCGAACCCGGCGATCGAGGGCCGTCGAATCATCTCGAAAAGTCGTCGTGGGATGAATTTCCGGACCAATTGACCCAAAAACGCAGACTCTTCGGCTGTCACCGGCTTCTGTCCGGTTGCTTGTCGAAGATTATTCGACTCTGTCACCGGCTTCTTGTCGATTGCTTGAGGAACTTCGTTTCTCTCTGTCGCCGTCGTGTCGGAAAGCAACACCGCCATCCCGCGTTTCGAGTAGCCTTGCCAGAACGCACGGGTTACGAGCCACCGCATATCAGTTCGGTATTCAAACACTTTGTGGGCGACCCGCGCGTCGGGGGTGTAGAACACACCGACGCCGTACCGGTTTCGGAGTCGTGCACAGAGTTCCGTCTCGCCACCTTGGAGCTGTTTGTTCCCCTGTCGTCCGCCGATCTCCGTATCGAACCCACCGAGTTCCTGAAACACCGCCCGCCGCATCGAGAAGTTAGAGCCGGGAGTGTTTCGGACCTCGCCCGGTCCGTCGGCAAAGCCACGATGAGTGACACCGATCAGCCAGTAAAACTCGGCAGGGAGAAACGAAGGCTTGTCCGCAATCCACTCCGGCGTCATCTTTCCGCCGACTGCGAGTGGATACTCGTGGTCGAGATCAGTATTGACGTCCCGTTCTCGATACGCCCGTGCGAGTTCGGCGAGCCACTCGGGGTGTGCGACGGCGTCGTCGTCGAGAAATGCTACGACGTCTCCCTGCGCGAGCGATGCACCGGTGTTTCGGGTGGCAAGCAGCCCCCGATTGGTTGCTTGGAGGCGAACCCGCACGTCCGGATGATCGCCGAACTCTGCTTGAACCTGCTGAGCGACCGTCGGGTTGCCGTCGCTGACGACGATGAGTTCGCGGTCGGAATACGTTTGGTCGAGCACGCTCTCGATGGCATCCCGAAGGGCGGGCAATCGGTCTTCAGTGTGGGTACAGACGACGACCGAGATTCGCATATCCCTCCTCAGAGATCGATGGATAGGGGTGTTTCGTCTCAGCGGACGTGTAGATGGTTTCCAAAGTTTTATCCGCGTTTTTGCGTTCCACTCACCCAATGAATCAGCGAACCGGGCAACAGACAACGGTGAGCCAGGAGCAGCTGTTGGAGTGGATGATGAAGTGGTATCACGTGCCGATACTCCTCGGGTTGCTCGCGTTCATGTTCTGGAATCGGGTGCGGACGTGGCAACGGTTCGTAACCGACAACGGCGTGTTTTTCTCGGGCAACGACGCGTGGTATCACCTTCGACAGACAACCTACACCGTCCACAACTGGCCCTGGACGATGCCGTTCGATCCATGGACGCATTTCCCGATCGGGACTGCGTCAGGGCAGTTCGGAACGTTTTACGATCAGATCGTTGCGACCGTCGCGCTCATCGTCGGGCTGGGTAGCCCGGATCAGGGAACGATCGAGCTCACGCTTCTGTTTGCGCCCGCTGTATTCGGAACGCTCACGGCGATCCCGGTGTACTTCATCGCGCGCCGGATCAGCGGACGGCTCGGTGGACTGACGGCGGTGCTCGTGCTTTCGTTCACGACCGGGGCGTTCCTCCAGCGGACACTGGTCGGGTTTTCGGACCATCACGCTGCGGAGGCGTTCTTTCAAGCCGTCGCCGTTCTCGGACTGATGGTTGCTCTCAAGGTGGCCAAAGAAGAGAAACCCGTGTACGAGCTGCTCATAGCGCGTGAAACCGATGCGCTCTATCGGCCGCTCAAAGCCGCGTTGATCGCGGGTGTTGCGATCGCGCTGTACATCTGGGTGTGGCCACCGGGAATCATGATCGCCGCGGTCTTCAGCGTCTTTTTCATCGTACAGCTGTCGCTTGATTATCTCCGAGGGCAGAGCCCGGAACACACGGCGTTCGTCTCTATCAGTGCGTTCGTCGTTGCTGGACTGCTCGTTGCCAGCCGGATCTCGACGCTTTCGTTCACGGCGACCGACTTCTCCTTGCTTCAGCCTGCGCTGTTGGTGATCGTGGCTCTCGGTCTCGCTGTGATGGCCGCGATCGCACGGGGATTCGACGCGAAGGGAATCGATCGACGGCTGTATCCGATCGTGATTCTCGGCGGAGTCGTTCTTACGGTAGGGACTGTCGCGCTCGTGTTCCCCGACCTGTATTCGTACATGGTGTCACAGTCGCTACGTTTCATCGGACTGTCGACGACCGCCGCTCAGCGCACCGTCACCGAGGCCCAGCCACTCAGCATGGATTCGAACGCACGCAACTACTGGGCCAGCATCATGAACGCCGCTTATGGACTCGCGTTCTATCTCGCTATCGTCGGGGTGTTCGTCGCACTCGTTCGGATCGTAACCGACGACGACACCCATCCCGAAAAGCTGCTGTTGATCGTCTGGGGGGTGTTCATGACGCTGGCGGTGTTCACACAGGTCCGATTCAACTACTACTTCGTGCTGCCAGTCGCCGTTTTCACGGGATATCTCGTCGGTACCATCGCCCGGTTTCTCGGTCTCGATGCTGTCTCGACGGTCAGCGACATCGAGATTCATCAACTGTTGACCGTTCTTACCATCGTCTTCCTTATTACCAGCCCATTTATCGCTGTTGGAAACTCAAACGCGCCCGGACAGGCCAGTTCACAGGGGATCGGCGTTTCGACGATCCAAGCGGGTCAGAACAACGCTCCCGATGGGATCGCCTGGCAGTCAAGCCTCTCGTGGCTGTCGAACGACACACCAGAGGAGGGACGCTACGGAAACCCCAACGGCACAGCGATGGAGTATTACGGAACGTACGATCAGACAGACAACTACCAGTATCCGAACGGAGCGTACGGCGTCATGGCGTGGTGGGACTACGGTCACTGGATCACGGCACGGGGCGAGCGTATTCCGAATGCGAACCCGTTCCAACAGGGCGCAAAGACCGCTGCCAACTTCCTGCTGGCCACTAACGAGAGCAACGCGACCGACCTCATTGACGGTGCGGAGTCGACGCGATACGTGATGGTTGATTGGCAAATAGTGAGTGTACGCTCGAAATACGCTGCACCGACGCAGTTCGAGACGAATCACAGCATCACAGCGAACGATCTTGCAGTTCCGCTGTACCAAGAGAACTCACAGACAGGAATGTACCGAGCGATCACTAGGATCCCGACCCAGCGCCACTTCGAGAGCCTGCGCACGCGGATGTACCTGTTCAACGGCAGTGCGGTCGAACCGAAACCGGTCGTGTTCGATTGGGACGAGCAGCCAGTACAAACTGAAAGTGGACCCGTGACGATCCGTACGCTGCCATCGGATGGTTCGAATCCGTTCAAGCAGTTCGACAACATGAGCGCTGCTCGAGAGTACGTCGAGCAGGATAACTCATCTCGACTCGGGGGGATGAATACACCGTCGGAGCCGATTCCGGCGTTGAAACATTACCGGATGGTCCATGTGAGCACAGAGACTGGTCCCCAGTCCGTCAACGGTCAGCCGTGGGTGAAGACGTTCGAGCGCGTTCCGGGGGCAACCGTAAACGGGACCGGACCGGCGAACACAACCGTGACGGCCAACGTCACGATGCGAATGTCAAGTACAGGTGAGACGTTCACCTACGAACAGCACGCTGAAACCAACGAGCAAGGACAGTTCACGATGACGCTTCCGTATTCGACGACGGGCTACGAAAAGTGGGGCCCCGAGTCGGGTCACACGAACGTGAGCGTCCGAGCGACTGGTCCGTACACGTTCAGCACGAACGCGACGAACGAGAGCACCACGGCCAACGTGACCGAAGCCCAAGTCATCAAAAACGATTCAGATCCAGTTACGGTGACGATAGAAGGGGGAAACCAGTCCACAAACGAAACAGCCAACACGAGCCAAGCAGTTGATAGTACCGAGATGCGCACTGTAGACGACGTTGGAGCTACTGGAGCGAAATCAAACACACAACGCAAAACCGAACACGAACCAAAAGCGAAGGTGGCCTAATGGCGGAGAGCAGCTTACGCGAATGGCTGATCGTGTATCTCAAAGGGCTGTGTATGGGGGCCGCCGACTCGGTACCCGGCGTGTCCGGCGGCACGATCGCACTCATCACAGGGATCTACGAGCGGCTGATCGATGCCATCGCGGGATTGGATCCACGCGTCTTAGAACATCTCCCGCGACTGCACACCGAAGACGGACGCGCCGCGTTCGTTCATGACCTCATCGAGATGGACGTTCCGTTCCTGGTCGCGCTCGGAGGCGGAATGGTGACGGCGCTCGCCGTCATGTCCGGGATCATGCACGCGGCGATGGATCAGTTCCCGACACCGACCGCCGCGTTCTTCTTCGGGTTGATCGCGGCCGCCGCCGTCGTACTCTTTCGGTACGTATCGGTCGATTCCCCGGGACGGATCGCCGCGGGGCTGATAGGATTCGGGCTTGCAGTGTACGTTGCGGGCTTCACTGAGGGCAGTGGTGGCTCCGGCTCGCTGGTGATCCTCTTTGGGAGCGGCGCGCTTGCGATCAGCGCCATGGTGTTACCGGGGGTCTCGGGGGCGTTCATCCTCTACATGCTGGGACTGTACGAATACATGAGTGGGCTGCCAGGAGAATTCATTTCCGAACTCTCTTCGTTCGTGGGAAGCGGTGACCCGAGCGCGCTGATCGCGGTCGGCACCCCGATCGCGGTGTTCATCGGCGGTGCACTCGTCGGACTGTTCACGATCGCACACGCCGTCAACTACGCACTCGAACATTATCACGAGGCGACGTTGACGTTTCTGGTGAGCCTGATGGTTGGGTCGTTGCGAGCTCCGATCAGTGATATAGCGGCGAACGCTGGTGATCTCTCCCCAGCGCTCATCGGAGCGAGCGTCGTCACCGGCATCGGAGGCGCGTTCCTGGTGATCGCTCTCGATCAGTTCACTGAAGACATCGAATTCGGTACTGACGAACAGCGACCGCCACGAACCGAAACGCCAGTGAACGACTGACTTATCGTTCACACGATGATTTTGCCAGAGCGTCGCTGGATTAGTCTCACTATGTAAGGGTGCAGATAGAACGGTTTTTATTCAGGCATCTCCTCGTATGACTATGCTCAGTGACGTGATGGAGGACTATCTGAAAACCATCTACGTGCTCCACCAGGAGACTGGCACACAGGTTGCCACGTCCGCTATCGCCGATCGGATGAACGTCACGTCACCAACCGTTACGAGCATGATCGACAAGCTCGAAGAGCGCGGGCTGGTCGAACGGGAGAAGTACAAGGGCGTCGAGCTCACCCCAGAGGGGGAGACGGTTGCGATCGAGGTCCTCAGACACCACCGGCTCATCGAGGCGTATCTCGCAAGCGAACTCGATTACGACTGGACGGACGTTCACGAGGAGGCCGACCGCCTCGAGCATTACATCAGCGAACGTTTCGAGAAGCGTATCGCCGAGTTGCTTGGGGATCCGCGCGTGGATCCACACGGCGATCCGATTCCGACGGCAGATCTCTCTCCGCCACAGGAGGAATCGGGCCAGCGGCTTATCGACTGTGACGTGGGCGAGCACGTCGTCATCAAACGGGTCCGCCACCGTACCGACGAGGAACTCCGGTATCTCTCCGAGGCTGGCGTCACTCCGGGCACCGAAGTCGAGATCATCGAAATCGCCCCTTTCGGGATGATAACGGTCGATGGCGAGCACGGACGCCAGAGCCTTCCTGATGAGATCGCGCAGCTGATCCGCGTTACGCCGGTCGCTGAACTCGTACAATAACAACCCACCTATTTCCACTTTTTTTACGCTCGGGTGGCTGCGCCACCCGAACGCAAAAAAGGTGGGATTTAGGTAGATGCATCGTCCCAGTTGAGTCGTGCGCATCGAGAACAGTTTCATTCCGGTGAGTGGGGTGGGAGAGACGACGGAGCGAAAGCTCTGGCAGCAGGGTATCACTCACTGGGAGGAGTTCGAACGTGACGCGGTGGGTGAGACGACGGGCGAGCGGATCGAGTCGTTCATCGAGACGGCCAGAGCGCGACTCGACGCGAACGATGCCCACTTTTTCGACGACGCGTTTCCGAGCAAACACCAGTGGCGGCTGTACGAGAACTTCCGGAACAAAGCCTGCTTTTTCGACATTGAGACCACGGGGTTGAACCACTCGACCGACGAGGTGACGACCGTCAGCGTCCATCGGGACGACACAACCCGAACGTTTGTCAACGACACCGATCCTGTCGTCGGTGAACCGCTCGCGCCCGAGAAGATCCGCGCGACGATCGGGGACGCACCACTGCTCGTGACGTTCAACGGCAAACGCTTCGACGTTCCCTTCCTCGAAACGGCGCTCGATATCGATATCAACGTACCCCACATCGATCTCATGTATCCCTGTAGACAGCTCGATCTCACCGGCGGCTTGAAACGGATCGAGAAGACGGTCGGCATCGATCGAGACCGGCCAGACATCACGGGCCGTGATGCCGTCCGTCTGTGGCGGGAGTACGAACGCGGTGACACCGATGCACTGACGACGCTGGTCTCGTACAACCGCGACGATACGGTGAATCTGCGGCGATTGATGGACCACGTCGCGGAAACGCTGCACGACGACGTGTTTGCGTCGGTCTGTCAGTACTGATCGGTCGGTCGCCGGCCCTCCGTAGCGGGTGAGTGATCCACGACGGTGATATCCGTGATCGTGAGTGCCTCCGGCACGTACTCGTTCGTCCGTGGAAGGTGTGCACCGGTCGGTGAGAGGGTGGTTTCCATGAGTGCCTGATCGACGCCGTAGACGCTGTGTTCTTCGGGAAACAACGGGACGGCATGGGCCGTACAGCGATGAAACAGGGGTATCCATCCTTCATCGACGTACTCGACTTCGATCTGTAGTGTGTCACCTGCTTTGAGCGTACACGTATCCTCGTGAAAACTACAGGTGGCGTGACAAGGGTCGCAATCACTGCCGACGAACTGACCGATCAGATCCCGTTGTGGCGGATCGACCATTTAAACACCCACTCCTGAAGTTGATTTTCACAGCACCCATCAACCATAGAATTGTGTCTCTCGCCAACGGTAATAACTCTCGTGGTCGAACGCAGTCCACGAACTGAAGAGGACTACTCTCCGACGTTTCGATCGCGCCACGCACGGAAGGAGTCGATCGGCGTTTCCTCGAAGCGCTCGATACACGGAACGTCGTGGGGGTGCTCGGCTTGCACTGCCGTCACGAGATCGTCGTACCGCTCGTCGGTCGTTTTTGCGAGGAGGATCGCTTCCTCGTCTGCAACGGTCTCACCTTCCCACCGATAGACGGATCGACAGTCGACGACGTTGACACAGGCGGCGAGCCGATCTTCAAGCAGTCCCGTGGCGAGTTCGTCAGCGTCCGATCGCGGACACGTGATGAACGCAGTCGGCATACGTTACTTCTCGATCGGATTGTAGCTGCCAGTGATATCCCAATCGTGGAGGCAGTACGGATCGCCGACATCGCCGTCGACGACCCAGTTGTTACGTTCTGGCTGCCACACGTCCGTGCGGCCACAGCGTTCACACGTCCGTTCACGCGGCGGGTTGATCGTAACCATGCAACACATTGTGGTCCCGGCCTGTATCAATCGTTCGACGGCGACTGTTACCCACCACTTTGACTACGACGGCGAGCGTAGCTTCAGTCGCTGGATCACTTTCGTTCCAGCATGGATATCGACGAACGATCACCACTGACGAATCACGATACTCATGGTGTACAAAAAAATCACCCTCATTGGGACCAGTGAGGACGGATTCGATTCGGCGACGGCGAACGCTATCGATCGAGCGGAGCAGACGCTCGACAATGTGCTCTGGGTCGAAGTCGAAGATCTGGGCGTCGAGATTGCAACCGCGGACACCCGCGAGTACCAAGCCGAGGTCGAAGTGGCGTTCGAATTAGCGGACTAACCGGACGATCGTCATCCGCGTCACGTCCGGAACGATTCACCACAGCCACACTCACTCACCACGTTCGGATTCTCGACGTGGAATCCGGCCCCCTGCAGTCCTCCTTCGAAATCTAGTACGCTTCCCTCGATGTACTCCATGCTAGCTGGATCGACGAACACGCGTAGACCGTGGTGTTCATACACCGTGTCGTCGGCCTCTGGCTGGAGATCGAACCGCATCCCGTACGAAAGACCGGCACATCCCCCTTGCTGAACGAACAGCCGGAGACCCGCCTCCGTGATATCCATATCCTCGCCCTCTAACAGATCGATTGCCTCCTCCGCAGCCGTCTCTGTTACAGTGATCGGCGTGTCCGACTTGACCGTAGAACTCATAGTTCTCACTACCGGACGGAAGCTGTTAATCCTAACGCACACCTACACGAACCAGGGACGACCCCGTCTCGTGAACGACAACATAATATTTCTGAATAGACATATATGTAATATTACATTAACATTATATCCAATTCGAAAATATATGTTGATTGGGTGTGCGTATCAGATGCTGACGCAACTCGGCAGTGGTTAACCCCTCGCTGGCGCGACCTTCATCCGACGGGTCCGATCGTGATTAGGAGGGACGGGTGCTCTGGCGCTCGTTTCTCTCGATGCCAACACAACGATGTGCCAGCGTGATGGGACGCTGCCTCTCTGGACCCGACCGATGGTAATTCGTATTGCGTGTCACGAGCGCCGGTGTGATTGACCGACACACTGACGCTCGATTCGTTTGTTCGGGTTAGTCGTCTCGTTCTTTGAGCCGTGCTTGCGCGCGTCGAAACACGCCTCGAAGCGAGCTTACTTCCCGTCGTGTGGGATGAGCCCGGCCGAGGAGGCGTCGCCAGAGACGTTGCAGCCGTGTTCGTTGTTCAGGTTCGGCTTCGATTGGTTCGAGAAAGGTGGCAAACTGATCGTGTAGTCCTTCGAGATCCCGTTCGGGCGCGCGGACGATCTCGTCGGGGTGTTGAGTTTCTTCGAGCGTCACGGTTCGGAGTTCATAGAGGACGACGGTCGCTGCTTGCCCAAGGTTGAGTA
The sequence above is drawn from the Halocatena salina genome and encodes:
- a CDS encoding ribonuclease H-like domain-containing protein: MRIENSFIPVSGVGETTERKLWQQGITHWEEFERDAVGETTGERIESFIETARARLDANDAHFFDDAFPSKHQWRLYENFRNKACFFDIETTGLNHSTDEVTTVSVHRDDTTRTFVNDTDPVVGEPLAPEKIRATIGDAPLLVTFNGKRFDVPFLETALDIDINVPHIDLMYPCRQLDLTGGLKRIEKTVGIDRDRPDITGRDAVRLWREYERGDTDALTTLVSYNRDDTVNLRRLMDHVAETLHDDVFASVCQY
- the cutA gene encoding divalent-cation tolerance protein CutA is translated as MPTAFITCPRSDADELATGLLEDRLAACVNVVDCRSVYRWEGETVADEEAILLAKTTDERYDDLVTAVQAEHPHDVPCIERFEETPIDSFRAWRDRNVGE
- a CDS encoding HEWD family protein, with the protein product MVTINPPRERTCERCGRTDVWQPERNNWVVDGDVGDPYCLHDWDITGSYNPIEK
- a CDS encoding dodecin, with protein sequence MVYKKITLIGTSEDGFDSATANAIDRAEQTLDNVLWVEVEDLGVEIATADTREYQAEVEVAFELAD
- a CDS encoding HesB/IscA family protein, with the protein product MSSTVKSDTPITVTETAAEEAIDLLEGEDMDITEAGLRLFVQQGGCAGLSYGMRFDLQPEADDTVYEHHGLRVFVDPASMEYIEGSVLDFEGGLQGAGFHVENPNVVSECGCGESFRT